The following proteins come from a genomic window of Chelmon rostratus isolate fCheRos1 chromosome 23, fCheRos1.pri, whole genome shotgun sequence:
- the elavl2 gene encoding ELAV-like protein 2 isoform X3 has translation MAVRLCDVASLLRSGSWAPEPWTGVIAAMETQLSNGPTCNNTSNGPSTISNNCSSPVESGSIEDSKTNLIVNYLPQNMTQEELKSLFGSIGEIESCKLVRDKITGQSLGYGFVNYVDPKDAEKAINTLNGLRLQTKTIKVSYARPSSASIRDANLYVSGLPKTMTQKELEQLFSQYGRIITSRILVDQVTGVSRGVGFIRFDRRVEAEEAIKGLNCQKPPGAAEPITVKFANNPSQKTSQALLSQLYQSPNRRYPGPLAQQAQRFRLDNLLNMAYGVKSRFSPMAIDGVTSLAGINIPGHASTGWCIFVYNLAPDADESILWQMFGPFGAVTNVKVIRDFNTNKCKGFGFVTMTNYDEAAVAIASLNGYRLGDRVLQVSFKTNKTHKA, from the exons ATGGCAGTCAGACTGTGCGATGTGGCTTCTCTGCTTAGAAGTGGTTCGTGGGCGCCTGAGCCTTGGACTGGG GTGATTGCtgccatggaaacacagctgtccaATGGGCCAACTTGCAACAACACAAGCAACGGTCCTTCAACAATTTCAAACAACTGCTCCTCACCTGTAGAGTCAGGGAGCATAGAGGACAGTAAAACTAACTTGATAGTCAACTATCTGCCTCAGAACATGacccaggaggagctgaagagttTGTTTGGGAGCATCGGAGAAATTGAGTCCTGTAAACTAGTTCGAGACAAAATAACAG GCCAGAGCCTAGGCTATGGATTTGTGAATTACGTCGACCCGAAGGACGCAGAAAAAGCCATCAATACCTTAAATGGCTTGAGACTTCAGACCAAAACCATCAAG GTTTCCTATGCGCGTCCAAGCTCCGCCTCCATCAGAGATGCAAATTTGTACGTCAGTGGCTTGCCAAAAACCATGACTCAGAAAGAACTGGAGCAGCTCTTCTCTCAGTATGGACGCATCATTACCTCACGCATTCTGGTGGACCAGGTGACTG GCGTCTCCAGAGGGGTTGGCTTCATTCGTTTTGATCGGCGAGTCGAGGCCGAGGAGGCCATCAAGGGTCTGAACTGCCAGAAGCCGCCTGGTGCCGCCGAACCCATCACAGTCAAGTTTGCGAACAACCCGAGCCAGAAGACCAGCCAGGCACTGCTGTCCCAGCTGTATCAGTCACCCAATCGAAGGTACCCAGGACCCCTCGCACAGCAGGCACAACGCTTCAG gttggACAATCTTCTTAACATGGCCTACGGTGTCAAAAG CCGGTTCTCCCCCATGGCCATTGACGGGGTGACCAGCTTGGCTGGCATCAACATCCCGGGGCACGCGAGCACTGGCTGGTGTATCTTCGTCTACAACCTGGCTCCAGACGCAGATGAAAGCATCCTTTGGCAGATGTTTGGGCCGTTTGGTGCCGTGACAAACGTCAAGGTTATTCGCGACTTCAACACAAACAAGTGCAAAGGATTTGGTTTTGTCACCATGACTAACTACGACGAGGCAGCCGTGGCCATCGCCAGCTTGAATGGATACCGCCTCGGGGACAGAGTGCTGCAAGTCTCGttcaaaaccaacaaaacacacaaagcctaA
- the elavl2 gene encoding ELAV-like protein 2 isoform X1 — MAVRLCDVASLLRSGSWAPEPWTGQVIAAMETQLSNGPTCNNTSNGPSTISNNCSSPVESGSIEDSKTNLIVNYLPQNMTQEELKSLFGSIGEIESCKLVRDKITGQSLGYGFVNYVDPKDAEKAINTLNGLRLQTKTIKVSYARPSSASIRDANLYVSGLPKTMTQKELEQLFSQYGRIITSRILVDQVTGVSRGVGFIRFDRRVEAEEAIKGLNCQKPPGAAEPITVKFANNPSQKTSQALLSQLYQSPNRRYPGPLAQQAQRFRLDNLLNMAYGVKSRFSPMAIDGVTSLAGINIPGHASTGWCIFVYNLAPDADESILWQMFGPFGAVTNVKVIRDFNTNKCKGFGFVTMTNYDEAAVAIASLNGYRLGDRVLQVSFKTNKTHKA; from the exons ATGGCAGTCAGACTGTGCGATGTGGCTTCTCTGCTTAGAAGTGGTTCGTGGGCGCCTGAGCCTTGGACTGGG caGGTGATTGCtgccatggaaacacagctgtccaATGGGCCAACTTGCAACAACACAAGCAACGGTCCTTCAACAATTTCAAACAACTGCTCCTCACCTGTAGAGTCAGGGAGCATAGAGGACAGTAAAACTAACTTGATAGTCAACTATCTGCCTCAGAACATGacccaggaggagctgaagagttTGTTTGGGAGCATCGGAGAAATTGAGTCCTGTAAACTAGTTCGAGACAAAATAACAG GCCAGAGCCTAGGCTATGGATTTGTGAATTACGTCGACCCGAAGGACGCAGAAAAAGCCATCAATACCTTAAATGGCTTGAGACTTCAGACCAAAACCATCAAG GTTTCCTATGCGCGTCCAAGCTCCGCCTCCATCAGAGATGCAAATTTGTACGTCAGTGGCTTGCCAAAAACCATGACTCAGAAAGAACTGGAGCAGCTCTTCTCTCAGTATGGACGCATCATTACCTCACGCATTCTGGTGGACCAGGTGACTG GCGTCTCCAGAGGGGTTGGCTTCATTCGTTTTGATCGGCGAGTCGAGGCCGAGGAGGCCATCAAGGGTCTGAACTGCCAGAAGCCGCCTGGTGCCGCCGAACCCATCACAGTCAAGTTTGCGAACAACCCGAGCCAGAAGACCAGCCAGGCACTGCTGTCCCAGCTGTATCAGTCACCCAATCGAAGGTACCCAGGACCCCTCGCACAGCAGGCACAACGCTTCAG gttggACAATCTTCTTAACATGGCCTACGGTGTCAAAAG CCGGTTCTCCCCCATGGCCATTGACGGGGTGACCAGCTTGGCTGGCATCAACATCCCGGGGCACGCGAGCACTGGCTGGTGTATCTTCGTCTACAACCTGGCTCCAGACGCAGATGAAAGCATCCTTTGGCAGATGTTTGGGCCGTTTGGTGCCGTGACAAACGTCAAGGTTATTCGCGACTTCAACACAAACAAGTGCAAAGGATTTGGTTTTGTCACCATGACTAACTACGACGAGGCAGCCGTGGCCATCGCCAGCTTGAATGGATACCGCCTCGGGGACAGAGTGCTGCAAGTCTCGttcaaaaccaacaaaacacacaaagcctaA
- the elavl2 gene encoding ELAV-like protein 2 isoform X2, with amino-acid sequence MAVRLCDVASLLRSGSWAPEPWTGQVIAAMETQLSNGPTCNNTSNGPSTISNNCSSPVESGSIEDSKTNLIVNYLPQNMTQEELKSLFGSIGEIESCKLVRDKITGQSLGYGFVNYVDPKDAEKAINTLNGLRLQTKTIKVSYARPSSASIRDANLYVSGLPKTMTQKELEQLFSQYGRIITSRILVDQVTGVSRGVGFIRFDRRVEAEEAIKGLNCQKPPGAAEPITVKFANNPSQKTSQALLSQLYQSPNRRYPGPLAQQAQRFSRFSPMAIDGVTSLAGINIPGHASTGWCIFVYNLAPDADESILWQMFGPFGAVTNVKVIRDFNTNKCKGFGFVTMTNYDEAAVAIASLNGYRLGDRVLQVSFKTNKTHKA; translated from the exons ATGGCAGTCAGACTGTGCGATGTGGCTTCTCTGCTTAGAAGTGGTTCGTGGGCGCCTGAGCCTTGGACTGGG caGGTGATTGCtgccatggaaacacagctgtccaATGGGCCAACTTGCAACAACACAAGCAACGGTCCTTCAACAATTTCAAACAACTGCTCCTCACCTGTAGAGTCAGGGAGCATAGAGGACAGTAAAACTAACTTGATAGTCAACTATCTGCCTCAGAACATGacccaggaggagctgaagagttTGTTTGGGAGCATCGGAGAAATTGAGTCCTGTAAACTAGTTCGAGACAAAATAACAG GCCAGAGCCTAGGCTATGGATTTGTGAATTACGTCGACCCGAAGGACGCAGAAAAAGCCATCAATACCTTAAATGGCTTGAGACTTCAGACCAAAACCATCAAG GTTTCCTATGCGCGTCCAAGCTCCGCCTCCATCAGAGATGCAAATTTGTACGTCAGTGGCTTGCCAAAAACCATGACTCAGAAAGAACTGGAGCAGCTCTTCTCTCAGTATGGACGCATCATTACCTCACGCATTCTGGTGGACCAGGTGACTG GCGTCTCCAGAGGGGTTGGCTTCATTCGTTTTGATCGGCGAGTCGAGGCCGAGGAGGCCATCAAGGGTCTGAACTGCCAGAAGCCGCCTGGTGCCGCCGAACCCATCACAGTCAAGTTTGCGAACAACCCGAGCCAGAAGACCAGCCAGGCACTGCTGTCCCAGCTGTATCAGTCACCCAATCGAAGGTACCCAGGACCCCTCGCACAGCAGGCACAACGCTTCAG CCGGTTCTCCCCCATGGCCATTGACGGGGTGACCAGCTTGGCTGGCATCAACATCCCGGGGCACGCGAGCACTGGCTGGTGTATCTTCGTCTACAACCTGGCTCCAGACGCAGATGAAAGCATCCTTTGGCAGATGTTTGGGCCGTTTGGTGCCGTGACAAACGTCAAGGTTATTCGCGACTTCAACACAAACAAGTGCAAAGGATTTGGTTTTGTCACCATGACTAACTACGACGAGGCAGCCGTGGCCATCGCCAGCTTGAATGGATACCGCCTCGGGGACAGAGTGCTGCAAGTCTCGttcaaaaccaacaaaacacacaaagcctaA
- the elavl2 gene encoding ELAV-like protein 2 isoform X4, giving the protein MTLKSQVIAAMETQLSNGPTCNNTSNGPSTISNNCSSPVESGSIEDSKTNLIVNYLPQNMTQEELKSLFGSIGEIESCKLVRDKITGQSLGYGFVNYVDPKDAEKAINTLNGLRLQTKTIKVSYARPSSASIRDANLYVSGLPKTMTQKELEQLFSQYGRIITSRILVDQVTGVSRGVGFIRFDRRVEAEEAIKGLNCQKPPGAAEPITVKFANNPSQKTSQALLSQLYQSPNRRYPGPLAQQAQRFRLDNLLNMAYGVKSRFSPMAIDGVTSLAGINIPGHASTGWCIFVYNLAPDADESILWQMFGPFGAVTNVKVIRDFNTNKCKGFGFVTMTNYDEAAVAIASLNGYRLGDRVLQVSFKTNKTHKA; this is encoded by the exons caGGTGATTGCtgccatggaaacacagctgtccaATGGGCCAACTTGCAACAACACAAGCAACGGTCCTTCAACAATTTCAAACAACTGCTCCTCACCTGTAGAGTCAGGGAGCATAGAGGACAGTAAAACTAACTTGATAGTCAACTATCTGCCTCAGAACATGacccaggaggagctgaagagttTGTTTGGGAGCATCGGAGAAATTGAGTCCTGTAAACTAGTTCGAGACAAAATAACAG GCCAGAGCCTAGGCTATGGATTTGTGAATTACGTCGACCCGAAGGACGCAGAAAAAGCCATCAATACCTTAAATGGCTTGAGACTTCAGACCAAAACCATCAAG GTTTCCTATGCGCGTCCAAGCTCCGCCTCCATCAGAGATGCAAATTTGTACGTCAGTGGCTTGCCAAAAACCATGACTCAGAAAGAACTGGAGCAGCTCTTCTCTCAGTATGGACGCATCATTACCTCACGCATTCTGGTGGACCAGGTGACTG GCGTCTCCAGAGGGGTTGGCTTCATTCGTTTTGATCGGCGAGTCGAGGCCGAGGAGGCCATCAAGGGTCTGAACTGCCAGAAGCCGCCTGGTGCCGCCGAACCCATCACAGTCAAGTTTGCGAACAACCCGAGCCAGAAGACCAGCCAGGCACTGCTGTCCCAGCTGTATCAGTCACCCAATCGAAGGTACCCAGGACCCCTCGCACAGCAGGCACAACGCTTCAG gttggACAATCTTCTTAACATGGCCTACGGTGTCAAAAG CCGGTTCTCCCCCATGGCCATTGACGGGGTGACCAGCTTGGCTGGCATCAACATCCCGGGGCACGCGAGCACTGGCTGGTGTATCTTCGTCTACAACCTGGCTCCAGACGCAGATGAAAGCATCCTTTGGCAGATGTTTGGGCCGTTTGGTGCCGTGACAAACGTCAAGGTTATTCGCGACTTCAACACAAACAAGTGCAAAGGATTTGGTTTTGTCACCATGACTAACTACGACGAGGCAGCCGTGGCCATCGCCAGCTTGAATGGATACCGCCTCGGGGACAGAGTGCTGCAAGTCTCGttcaaaaccaacaaaacacacaaagcctaA